The Jannaschia sp. GRR-S6-38 genomic interval CACCGGCGACGGGCGGCCCGACCTGGTCCTGACCTCGATGGGCGACCAGCTCACGATGCTGTCGACGCCAGACGGGCACGCGATGGCGCCGTTCGACCTGGGCACCTTCGCGCAGCGGCCGCATGTGGGCGAGGACGGGCGGCCCTCGACCGGGTGGCACGCGGAATGGGGCGATGTGGACAATGACGGCGATGCCGACCTGTTCATCGCCAAGGGCAATGTCGACCAGATGCCCGGCATGGCGATGGCCGACCCGAACAACCTGCTGCTGAACGAGGGGGCGGCCTTCCGCGAGGTGTCGGTCGCCGCGGGCGTCGCCACGACGGAGCGGTCCCGCGGCGCCGCGCTGGCAGACCTGGACGGCGACGGGCGGCTGGACCTCGTCGTGGTCAATCGCCGGGCGCCGATGGAGGTCTGGCGCAATGCATCGGCGGCGGGACAGGCGGTCGCCGTGACCCTTTCGCAGGACGGCGCGAACCCGGAGGCGCTGGGCGCCTGGGTCGAGTTGCGGACCGAGGCGGGCCTGCAATCGCAGGAGGTCACGTTGGGCGGCGGCCATGCCGGCGGCGCGACGGGGCCGCTGCATTTCGGGCTGGGCGCGGCCAAGGCGGCGGAAATCCGGGTCACCTGGCCCGACGGCACGGTCGGCCCGTGGCGCGTGGTGCGGCCCGGCCGGGTGACGCTGCGCCGGTGAGGCCGGGGGCGCTGCCCGCGCACCTGCGGCGCGCCCCCGAGGTATTTCCGGCCAGAGGAAGCGCTATTCGGGCAGGAGATCCACCGGCAGGCCGGAGGGCACCGTCGCGGGCGTTCCCAGGCGGCCTCGCAGCGCGCGCTCGTCGCGGAGGGTTTCGAGGAAGGCCATCAGCGCGGTCACCTCGGCCTCGCTCAGCACCCGGTCGGGGCCGGTGACGGCGGCGGAGATGGCCTGAACCTCGGCCGGGTCGTCCATGATCCGCCAATCCTCGACCGGAAGCGCGGGCAGCGCCACGTCCCGCGGCGGCGCCGCGAGCGCGCGCCGGGGGGCGGCATGGGCGCGCAGGAAATCGCGCAGGTTGTCATAGGCGCCGGCATGGCCCCAGGGGCCGGTCTCGGTCACGTTACGCAGCGACGGCGTGCGGAAGGCGAAGCGGTCGGCCGCGCGGCCGGTGACGCGGGCGCGGCCCTCGTCGCGGGCATGGGTCTCGAACCGGGCGGCCTTGCCGGGCCCGAGCTGCGGCTGGCCGGTCGCGTGGAAGCCGTGATCGGTCTGGAAGGGGCCGGCATGGCAATCGGCGCAGCCGAGCGATCCGTAGAACAGCTCCACCCCTTCGAGGGCCCTTGGGTGCAGATCGCCCGTACCGCGCAGCCAGGCGTCGAACGGGGCCGCGTCGGAGCGCCATTCATGCTCGACGAATTGCGCGATCGCGTCGGAGATGGCGGTGAAATCCACGTGGCGCCCGGGCATCGCGGCCTCGAACATCGCGGCGTATTCCGGGATCGCGCGGACGCGGGCCGAGAGCCGGTCCCAGGCGCCGTCCGGGCCGGTGATCAGCCCCTGCCGCACGGCCTGCGCGACCTCGTTCTCGGAGTAATGGCCCGCCATCTCGTCGGGGGAGAGGACCGGGAACATCGTCTGCGCGGAGAGCAGCGTCGCGAAACCCTGCGCCATCTCAGGGCCCATCGGGGTGCGCAGGCCCGCCGCCGTCGCCTCGATCCGGCCGTCATGGAACAGCACGGTGAATTCGCGCGCGCCAAGGTTCCACAGGCCCGGCGCGTTGCGCGGGATCCGCTGCTCGGGCGGATTGTCGGGATCGGCAGCGCGGTCGGGGCCGAGGCCGCGCCCGCCCTCGCCCAGGCCCAGTGCCAGCCCGTCGCCGGTGCCGAAGGCTGGGTGGTGGCAGGTCCCGCAGGAGATGTTGCGGTTGCCCGACAGGATCGGGTCCCAGAACAGAAGCCGGCCCAGCGCGACCACCTGCGGATCGGTCGGGCGATAGGCGTCGTCCGTCACCGGGTC includes:
- a CDS encoding cytochrome-c peroxidase; translation: MIRALLASLTFATVATAAAAMEFPDPVTDDAYRPTDPQVVALGRLLFWDPILSGNRNISCGTCHHPAFGTGDGLALGLGEGGRGLGPDRAADPDNPPEQRIPRNAPGLWNLGAREFTVLFHDGRIEATAAGLRTPMGPEMAQGFATLLSAQTMFPVLSPDEMAGHYSENEVAQAVRQGLITGPDGAWDRLSARVRAIPEYAAMFEAAMPGRHVDFTAISDAIAQFVEHEWRSDAAPFDAWLRGTGDLHPRALEGVELFYGSLGCADCHAGPFQTDHGFHATGQPQLGPGKAARFETHARDEGRARVTGRAADRFAFRTPSLRNVTETGPWGHAGAYDNLRDFLRAHAAPRRALAAPPRDVALPALPVEDWRIMDDPAEVQAISAAVTGPDRVLSEAEVTALMAFLETLRDERALRGRLGTPATVPSGLPVDLLPE